Part of the Hirundo rustica isolate bHirRus1 chromosome 3, bHirRus1.pri.v3, whole genome shotgun sequence genome, tttatttttgaggggggttgggttgttttggggggttttgtttgtttgtttttgtggggttgtttgtttgtttgggtgttttttttgcaaatttttaccTTATTTTTGGATGGTGAAAAAAATTGTAGGAGGAATGACCAAAAGCATTACATCATGGAAATTGTAGCTGCAAGAGTGAGCCAGGAAATCTATGGGCAAATCCCCTTGCAGGCAGTGTATCAAGATGTGGCTGAACCAAGCAGCTTGcaaaggaagggaggaaatgCTCTTCAGAATGCTCATGTGCTAGGACAGTTAAGGCTTTCTGCCTTTCTAATCTCTATCTTCTTAATGTGGTAGTTAGAATGAAAATttgcatctgcttttttttgtttgttttgttttcatgtggGTATGAAAGGACTAATTTCTCTCCCATCAGAGCCAAGGTGTTGAGTTTCAGCTTGTAATAAAATCCTTCAGAGAATGATCcatctatttaattttatacCGACCGTCTACTGATTGTTACTTCTCACATACTTGTATTCTCATTTTCCAGGCTTTTTAATGTACTTCTGTATAATAAATCCATTCATAATAgtgcaaacaaaatatttatccaGGAGTTGGACACTGCAAGTTCAAATGTGTATCTTTGGACCTCTCAAAAGACATCAGTGACTTCACTGCTTTGGGTTACGGTACTCTCATTATATACTGCTTGTATTTCAGGGGCTTGGTTTGAAAAAATGAAGCTTTATGTTTCTTTTGTGGTGCCATCTCTATCAAGTAGCCTTGCCTTAAGAATAGTAAAAACAGGAAATTGACCTGTATTTTCTAATAAATGTTTGCTTAAAACAGTtgtctcattttctgttttcaacctAACAGTTCTGTATTGATGCAAATACTGCAGTATTGCTTTGGCATGTGGAGATACTGGTTCTTATGTATACGTCACAGCTGGTGGAAGAGCTGTGTATACAAATAAGCTCAATGTTAATAttctttcagggtttttttaacattctctACCATCTATTAATatattcctttgcttttttccaaTTTACTCAGTAATTGTTTAGGTTGCTCTTAAAAACAGCTGGGGtaaaagcaagtaaaaaaaaaaagccaattgctGATAGACAATCTTATGGTTTGGAAGTTATGCAGCTGTTACAGATCTTGCAAAGCTTAGCTACAGCTTAAGTTGCAACCTTATTGCCAATATTTAGTGCTAATTGAGATGTGACACAATGTGTGGTCATCTGAACCTAAAACTTGCTAGTAGTTCAAATGTCAAAAGCATATTTAGAGATAGCCAGTCATCTTCTTTCCTTGTGTGTGCctctatgagaaaaaaaaaacaaaaacaaaacaaacaaacaacaacaaaaaaaccccaacacaacCACTGTTGTCTATGTCcttatttgcctttttaaatgctttgtttcttGTAGGCATCCATAGAGTATCACACACAGCAGGCCTATAGGGACTACTTTAGAAATATGATACAGGTATATGATGGTGTACAGCTGAGGAATTACTGAGGCTGGAGTGCTGCCCTTGTCAAGTGATTCAGTGCTTGTATTGGTCTCTGATTTGCAGCACAGAACTTGCAGTGTGGgtatccctgctcctgcctggttTACGATGTACAGCACAGTATTCAGGGTGCATTTTAATGTGGCTGGGGTGTCATGTGAGATAATGGTGAGCCATTGCATTACGTCATGGGGAAAAATGTGCCAAGGGGAGGGGTGACTTAGTACATTTTGTTGCTTTGAAACCAGAGGTTCTTCAGTAGTTTGTCACTAGGACAAAAAATGGGGGAAAGATTGCTGTGGAAGAGTTAAGAGCAAAGGCTTTAAGGTTTTCTTGGTATCTACATAAAAGTCCTGTGACTCCACATAGTAGCGCAGTCAGTCTCTGCTTGTGGCATGCCAAGTTCTTTGGGAACTATGCTTGGCGCAAATCCATTTGTGCATAAATCTCTATTTTCCCCAGGGGGAGGAGAAAGTATTGCAAAAACTGGTGTGAAGAACCACTTCAGCTGGGACTCATCAGGACTCATAGAGGGGAAAACAAGTTTCTGTTCCTCTTTTAACCAGTACATTGTAGCTATATCTgacatctgtatttttatttggtgtGTCTATCAGCTGCAATAGATAGACAGAGTAGATGGAGTCCCAGGCTGCCTGCGGCTGCCCCATACCACTGCATTCTTGTCTGTTGCACCGACTCAATGGTTTGTGCAGCTGTGCAGTAAGATgattctgctggagcagggaagacTATATACCTGTAATTTGCCaatatattataatatttatGCAGGAGGCTATTTTTCAGGTGGATCAGTTACCTTACTCACGACATGGCCTCCCACACATCTCTGCCAGGGTACTGAGGAGCCAAGGCTGGGAGGATGAGCCCAGCTGCCAAACACCTGGACTTGCAGTGATTgcagagaggagggagcagatCAGAAATGGAAATTTGAGAGCGTGTCAGAACCCCTTGCTGCTTATTCACACCTCTGAAAATACTGTTATGCTCCATGTCCCCCCATGGAGAAAAGTTATGTGGCCTTCAGAATTGCTGTTGGATTTTCTAACTTGAGAGGGAATGGTGGGCTAATTAATTATCTAACTTAATTGAAGTATGTTGTGTAATATATCACAGTAGTTAGTATACAGAGGTTGTGGTTGCATTAAGAGtattttaatatgatttttgCTCCTGTGGTTAGCCTCATGAGtagtttttttaatctgttgtcTAGCAGTAGTATTGGCATCTAAAATCAGACCGCCCTATCTATCAGAAATGTGGGAGACTTCTCTTTCATAAGTGCTAAAGAGAATGGGTTAAATTACTGTATGTTAACTGTGCAGTTTTGCAGGTGGAGAGTTAGCTCTTGTGCAATTCCTGCAAGGCTTTGGCATGTGGCAGTGCCATCTTGGGTTAATTTTGCCCTCTCTCAGAGCTCTATGATTCCTAAAAGTGAAGCAGGGTAAAACAGCCTGAGTATGGACTGTCAGTCAACTTCGTTTAAGCTTATGATGAGTTTTTTAGCTTGGCTTCCAAAGGAAATGGATCATGCCATCTTTCTGTCCCTACCCCTGTAAATTTAAAGTCTCTTGACCACTGTGAGAAAAGATTATAAAATCTCAGAGAACTTCCATATGCATAGGTCCTGCCCAGGACAGGAGGGATGCTATTTGAGTTCCCTCCCAGGGAAAGGGTGCAGCACAAGTTTGTTAGAATTGAGAAAATTCATATGGGAGAAACAGCTCTTATGAACTCATGGACATCAGAAAAGCTGTACCCAGAACATATCCTGTATTGTGAGTCGAAGAGGAAAGTTGTAGGATACAGGACTTGGTTACTGACACGAATAATGGAAtagcttgtttttttgttttctttctgacttCTGATGCTCCCAGCATCACAACATCAAGCTGTAGTAACTCCTTGGTAACCAAACTGAAAGACTTTTAGAAATGCAAACCTGAAACCATCCTGCAGGTGACTGGTGAGGCTGCAATTGCATAGGGAAGAGTCAGGCTCCATTTTGGATGCCTGCCTGTTGCTATTCTGAGTTGCTCTGCGCTGTGCGATGCTGCTTAACTTCCTGCTGTTTTCAAGCTACTTACACGATCAGTCCTcggcttttttttaaagcagctgcTCTTGTGGCATGCTTCCTTTCTGTCGGGAGAGTGCACAGTAACAAAGCCAGGTTTTATTCCTGGTGGGGGGATGTCTTTCTGTTAGTATGTTAGAGCCCAGTGCCAGGAGAAGGCACTGGTCAGCTGCTGCAAACTAGCCGGTCATTTTCTCTGCTCCAAACCATAGCTCTCTAACCCCGAGACATTTTGTGTGAAAATCTGTGAGGAAGTTAGAATTAAGattgaaatggaaagaaaagggaaaagataatCAGCCTGCTTCCTTACTgattgtaaaacaaaacaacaaccaaattGCCTTCTCTGCTGCCTGTAAAATGCCTTTTTGAAATATGCCGTTCTTGTAGTTCCCCTCTACCCGCTGCTGCTCGCTCTTTGTCCAGGAATTGCTTGATCCTACGTGGAAACACAAATGTTTGCAAAATGTGCAGTAACACTGAGATGTAAACAGAAGAGGAGCTTGATTTTACCTGCCCCGCCTTCTTTAATATAACCAGCCTTTTTCTAGTGCCTATGCAAGTTAAGTTCTACAGTGTTCAAGTGGACACTTTGTTCTTGAGAACATACATGTTTGTCTCAAGCTTTCCTGTCAATGTCTCAGTGTTTTACTGATTTATGCTCTTCTGATGGAGGAGGTGAGGTATGATGTAAGGATACTTTTAAAACTTCAGCTGAGTGAGgctgagagaagaaaggagTAAAGGAGGTAAAGAAATCATTCATTACGGTaatgctgtgggtttttttagttcaTCTCGCTGCATCGCATAACAGGTTAAGTTCACGTTTGggaaaaatgtgttaaatttCTTGGGGATTTCAAAAGCCGTCATAGAGCAAACCTCAGATTTCCAGTTCCTTACTGTTGTGCTACCAACAGCTGATTAGGTGGAGCTTCCACTGGAGCCTGTGGATGCTTTGGTTAATTGGCTAGAGGGACTCTGAGGGGTGGTGTGTGACATGATATGTATGTACCTGGTGCTCAGTCCTCGGGTTCTTGCTTGGTTTTGGTAAAGAGACTGGTTTGAGTACAATGCTGCTTGTACATACTAATGCAGATTTGTCAGGCCGCTTTAAATTGTTGCAAATGAAAGAGTAGTCAGTCTTCACCATaatctttgttttgctgtttgtctGCATGCTTTTAAGTCTGTAAAAAAACCAgtgatttaatattttctttcagtctccAGAGGGTGCTGAAGGCAAGGATGCAGCAAAAGTAACTAAACAAGAGGCaagtatatatatgtgtgtatatatatatgtatttaatttgttttggcATGTAATTCTTTAATAGGAGATTTGCATATTAGAAGATTATGCATTTCTCTGACACTTCTGGTGAGCTGTTTTCAGTGGGAATAAAGACAGTAAACCATATTTGTACCCTATCTGGCTTGATTTCATCTTGGTGTGCTGAGGATTTATACAACTTATTAGGACACCAAATAAATTTGAGAATATTTTAGGGCTTTCATAGACAAACTCTGGTGGATCTGGTGGTGAAAGTGTAGTATGTTACTGCCTGGAACTGTTGCTCTGTCTCTAGTGGGTGTGCAGAAGAGGGTAAATGCACACACCTCAGCCAGTCAACTTCAAAACTATTCTTAGCTTAAGTGACTGATGGGAGAGTGTCTTGAATTAAGATACCAGACTCTAAACTGGAGCAGCTGACACattgtgtgttttctttgaCTGGATTTGTTTAAAGGACACAGTACCTTCTGttagagaaggaaagaagacagCTGGTAATATCTTGGTACCTACAATAAAGTTCACTAGTTTGTTTTTCACAGCCCTTCatgtgaatttaaaaaacaggTAGAGAATTCtgagaatttgttttcttagCTTGCCTTCCTTTGTGGCAGACAAATTTAAATCAGGACCTTGAGAAGAATGGGGGATTATTTAATTGCTCTCTTTGTAAATTTTGGAGCATATTTGATCAAGGAAATAACAAGTAATATTGACATGTGCTATAGTTTACTTGCATGTAAAGAGCACTTTCAAGCGGGCTCTTAAAGAAACTAACTAGCATTGAAGATCTTTCTAAGAATTTCTAACATATAAACTTATGAGAAAAGAATGGAGGAGTGAAAGTTAATTTTCATAAAGGAGGAGATTATCAGTGGAGTACTGGATTTCTTTatgcttttgctgctgaaaatatttgttaatgaTCTCTAGGAGAAAAGGTACTAAAGAAATGACAAAGTTTGCTGAAGTTTACAAAAATTGTCAGGGTAGTCAGAAGTGAGGGAGGCTGAGAAGGCTGTCACGTCACTGATAAATAACCAAGTGataaaatatcaaaagaaaTTCAATATGGAGAAATGCAAATTAATACACAGGGGCAGGGGAAGATCCAGTAGTGGTCACCAAGCTGTTAATCAGGGGAGAGATTGTAAAATCACAGTGAATAGTTTCCATAAAATGTCAGTAGTTCTAAAGAGAAAGCAACTAGAACATAGGAAAAAATGCCAGAGGACAGAGTAAGCATCAGTGTATCGCAAGATTAATTTGTTGTGCTCTCAGATGTGAGTACTAAACGAAGCTCTCCTGACAGAGGCCATGATAGAATTAAAAGGATAGTAAGTACCGTGGGACAAATAGAGGATGTAgagcagctttttttaaaaaaaaggtaaacagCCCGAACTAAAAAAACTGAACAACACAGTTTTTCCAGGATTCTTCATCTTTTTATATAATGGAGCTGTGATAAAAGAATTAGTAACAGAAAGAAAGGCACATAGGAATTACTCTTCATGAAAGCTGTAAACAAGAGGAATGTAATGAAAATAAGGCCAGAAGTTAAAAGGAGACGAGGCAGAGGGggaaagctttgctttttattttccacacGGTGCATAATCCCATTATGGAACTCATTGACGTAGGATGTTAGGGAAACTGAAAGTGTAAATGGGTGCTATGTTACTAAACAGATTTGTCTAGAAAATAACCCTCGGGGACTACTTAAACACGTGATGTGTATATGATATCCAGGTTGGAAAGTTGGCAACTTCGGATTGCCAGGAGCTGGTGCAGTAGGAGAGTGCAGAGAGTTGTTCTGGCTGCTCCTTTTCACAGACTCTTTCCGTAGATGTTTGCTAGCGGGCCAGTGTCAAACAGCCTCTTTGCTGACTTGGCTGTAGTTCCCTCCTTATGATCAGATAACACAAAAATACATACGAGTTCCAAATGAGAATTAAAATTACTTAGCTGTAAAGAATTTTTGGAGAACTTACGGTTCGTGCTGACTTTCTTATGGCAACCAAGTAATGGAACAGGAGGTAGGAGAGAGAATTATAACTTACCTAAATCAACATATTACCCTTTAAAAAGTAGATGCTAGCAAAACATTTCAGTTCCTAAATGTTAAAGGGATAGAAATAATTGGTTAAGAAAGCAGATTTGTAAAAGATGATACCTTGAATTAACTTTTCTTTGGTTACCTGACCAACTTTAATGCTTCCTTTATCCTGTTGTAAAATGATGCTAGGCTGCTTCTTAAGCAGTTGATATGCTAAATTGCCAAGAAAAGAGGTTTACCTTTTTGCTGTTAATGATGCCTAAATATTTCGTAGCTGAAAATGTCTTTAGGTATTTTTTTGACCTCTATTTTTCTGGATGCAGGTTTGAACTATTCACTACTGCTTTCCACTAAGAATTCTTGAATGGCTCCAATGAACACAAATTACAGCATTCTTCAGATATTAACAAGAGCTTTTTCCTGTTGCAGGATGTGCAGAGCCATGTTTTTTCAGCTCAACTTAAATGCTTAATATGTAATTAGAAGTATTTTTGATTCCCTTTATAAGCTGAGTTATGTTGGGTATTTGTTGCAGTTTAGTTCTCCCTTCATTTTGGCTGCAGGTGTAATTCTAGTTTTATGACATAGACCAGACTTTAGCTCAGTTTATTAACTATGCTGCATAACTGGGTGaatctattttaattaatacaaaaatattgtGAACAAATTGACAAGCTAACAAGTGTTTTCAAGACTTCAGTAATAAATTTATGACAAAGAGCAGGATGAAATCAAATTTAATAGGGAAAGTGTGTTGAAGTTAcaaagaaagctggagagaagcAGAATATCTGGCTCGAGTCCTTCCCTTCGAGATTTGTGTttaaatagaagaaataatttctctctctcatccTGCAGCTGTCTTTGTGCACCTGGACTCTAAGAGCCAGCATGTGGAGAACTGAGGAAGTGGAAGGACTTAGTTTCATGTTTGGAAATTTTAGCGCACTGATATCCTCTAGAGAAGGATGTTAGCTTTATTCAGCTGTTAATCAGATGGTATTTGTGCCCACTATTACAAGTGGCAGCTGTTAAATTCTAAAAACATCATCCTAAGCGTGTATGGCAAAGGTTCAGTCCTTTGCACAGGTATTCAAGCTTACTGGATTTATGAACCTTtcatggagcagggagggactCAGAAGTAGTTGTAAAAGGGATGTGTGTGTGAAGTATTTAACTGTGTGGAGATtttgatgccttaggattttagcttttatatttttcatatatttgtattCCTGCAATTCTTTAGTGTGTAGCTCTAAACTCCCTATATAGGGTGTTAGCTACTGCCTTCCCATTTTGCTCAGGTAAAACAATTTCTCTCTAGGCCTGGAAATCAAGGACACCTTACAGTCTCAGGCCccaagaaatgtaaataaaagtgaGTTGTGGGGGGAGCAAACTCGGAGTAAATTACTTCactacctgaagctgtaattggaagtATTAACTTCCACTATACAAATGGACCAGgcttataaaaatatgaaaacccCTGACGTGTTGTCCATTTCAGGTGTAGCCCCTGGGAGGGCTTTGTCTGCCCAAAATGCACCTGAAGGCCTTTGATAAAGATACCcgctttttattcccttaatgTTGTCTGACCTCTGTTTTTAGGCAGTTCCAAGAAGGTGTCACTTTAGATGGTATAATTCCCGAACAGCTTTATTTCTAAGTTTCACATCACTCTGTCCCCTTACAATTTTGAGTGTCCATGGTGAGGAAGATGTGAATTGTGTTTGGCAATAGACACATATTTTGGTAGATGGATATTTTATGCTGTCCTGTGAAATGACTGATACTGTGTTGCTTTGGATACTTTTTCATGTAAGCCTataaaaactttctttttttcttttcttctttttttttctttttttttttttttttttttccctgtagccCACAAGACGATCAGCAAGACTGTCAGCTGTAAGTATGTGTAAAACCTCCTGGTGTATTCTTTTCCAAGCACATATGGTTTCTCAGACCAAACAAgttttttacattttgcttGATTCAATTTTTATTCTTGCTGAGGGGTATTTAAGAACTCTAGCAATGAAGTTATCTTTGTTTTCTCGGTTTCAGGTTTTCAGGTTGTTCTGAAAAAAGATAGATTTCCCCACTTCAGTGCAAAACCGTCTGTTAGGTGCGGTATTGACTTGGTTTCATTTTGCAGGCTGATGTTAGTTGTGGAAATGCAGCTGCTTctctggaaaggagaaggagctgTGTTTCGAGGACTTCATTTGATGCCACTGCTAGTACTTGGTTTTAGTTCCTCTTCTCTGTAAGAAAATAGCTGATGGGGGATTTTTTAATAGGTACTACTAGTCTCCATGTTTTACTCGTAGAATGACCCCCAAATTACTGTCACTTCTAGATGAGTGAACTAATGCAAACAGGTGTGTGCAGAGATGAGGTGCATTTGTGCAGTAAGGTTTTTCAGACTTTTTCTAGATGCATACTATTGAGCAGGAAGTAAAGGAaggtgtgggggggggggaagcaggGTGTGGAGGAGGCTGGCTTCTGTCTGACATGTTGTGCaactaaaaatgttttatagaAACCTGCTCCGCCAAAACCTGAACCCAAACCAAGGAAAACAACAAAGGTAAATACTATCTCTTTTTAGTTACCATCATTTTAGCCAGTAGTAAGCAAGCATACTCCTTCTTTATGTTGCAAACAGTTCaattcacagctttttttttttttttttttttttttttttttttttttttgttttgtttttttttttttttttttttggaggcaTGGGCTTCCCTAccctctctgcagctccctgccccccccccccctggaaaaaaaccccacaaattagatcattcttttctttctgttccacCCCTTCCTGGCCTCATTACTGGCCCAAAGAAAATGTCTTGCCTGTTTGATATGCAGACCATGTTAGTTTGTAGTGAATTGCTAGTTTAAGAAAGATTTTTACCTTTATTACACCTTTCCTGGAAAGTACAGGCTTGATTGAGTAAAGTCTACCTGAGACCTAGCAATTTCTACAAAAGCATTTGAGGTTACTCTGTATCGTTCTACTTCCTTGTCTAGAGGTGCAGAACTTAATTTTGTCCTGAGAAACTCTTATCTGTTCTTGAAGCCTGGCTGTTGCTGAGAATGCACAATTATAATTAAAggtgaaattaaatatattgaaATTGAATAGTGTGGGTTTTCTGGGCCAGTTACagtcaaattaaaattttattagcaTTTGAAATACCTTTTCAGGATTTTTGCATATAAATCATGTACTTCAGAAACTGTAGATTTATTTGCACCTAAGGGGAATGTTGAATAAGAGCAATTGCTCTTTATTGGGGAGAAAAGCCTCCATGCTGGACACTGAGTGCAGCACTCCTCACACTTCCATTTTTCAAGTCCTTTTATTGTCATCTCAGTTGGGCAAGTGCCAGGATACAAAGTCCGCATGTGAAAGTAAAACTCTTACTTTAAATACCGTGTGATTTATCCTATAAAATTACCAGCAAAGTCTTGCTGAGTCCATCCTGCTCCCCTCTTAAAAAGAGTATTAATAAAGAAGGGAATGTGGTAGCTTCTGTAGCTTCATGTACCTGTGGGATGAGCTCTGTGTCACAGACCCAGTCTAAGTTGCATGAGAGACATTTGAAGCTTATTTCAGGTGACTCAAATCCTTTATGATATTACTGTAAGTAACTTTTTAATactctaatatttttttccaaaccctAACTGGATCACATTTTAAGGAGTACATTAATCTTGGCTTCCtcaacagaaaacagcaagCATGTACTCTGAACTTGCTGGTAAACAAAAGATGGTACAGATTTGAGATAATGTTTATTGTTAACAGCTTGCATGCTATGGATTTCCTTAGTTTGTTCTTTCAAAGGCGAAGAGTTACAACTATGCTCATACCACCTGTAAGCTTTCAAATTAATCTGCTATGTAACATTGAAGCTGAGGGATTGAAGGAGTAATTCAGGCTGCCCTGGAACTGGGATTACTGATGTTCTCTCCTCACTGTCCCACTCCTGTATGAGGATCAGTGGGGGAAAGGTAGTAAATGATGGAAGGCAGACCTTAATATCCCTGTTCACAGCTGTTACTGCCATTTTGCATGGAGAATTTGGAGCAAATGATTGCATGAAAGATATCCAGTGTTTATCAGAACTACTTGAAATACTAAtgtaaaagcattaaaattttTATCCCATTCCACTTTAAATGCTTGAGCTGTGTCTCTGCTGACCTTTAGATcacaaacataaataaatacatagaGAAAggatttataaaaaaatagtaGACTTCAGCATAGGAATTAAGAACATATCTCAAAATGAAACTGTGGCTGTTAGAATTTATCAGAAGGAACTATTCTCTGCTTTGTGTTGCTACAGATGAACTTTTATCAGTGTTTGCCTCCCTAGTGTGTTGGCTGGTTCTTTCGTTGACATGACCATCACAGATGTTATCCAAGCAACAAAAggacagcaaacaaaaaaagcttaatttttaaaaattaatttaatattttatgttaatTGAAAGTGTAGCACTGGAATTACACAGTGTGGTGTTTGTGCTTGGCTGAATAATTTTTCAGTATACCGTAACTGGATTTGTTCACACAGATATCCTGTACGTACCTCATAGGACAGCTCTACCAAAGTAGTGCGATGTGGTTTTGTATCCCTGAGAAAATTAGCAGAAAAACCTGAAGAGGCAGACACCACCATTTTCTAGAAATGTTGAGTCTCTATGTAACTTATGTGGGTTTACAGTTTCCAGGTAGCCTTTAGATGGTTTTCTGTTTCAGACCAGCACATGAAGCTTGCCAAGACATGTGGTTTAGTTCACGTGAAAGTTGTTTTGATAAAGATGCAGGGTTCTGGCTACTCACATAATGTCTATGGCCATGTTTTTAATCTTCTGTCAGAAGGAACCTGGAACAAAGGCCAGCAAAGGTGCTAAAGGGAAGAAGGATGAAAAGCAAGAAGCTGCAAAGGAAGGTACTACACCATCTGAAAATGgtgaaaataaagctgaagaGGTACTTTCCACACATACCTCCTGATGATTGAATCAGTGTTTTTTAATTACCCAGACTTTCAGACATTGTTAGCATGTTcataatgtttctttttattgccCATAATGTTATTGCAGATTCGCATCTCGCTCAACTCTTAGTGTTTCAACATCCAGAGGTGCCCCACCCAGCACACTGTCAGTAAAAGGGCAGATTGAAACAGTGAAAGTTGAGGGTGCGGTAGAGCATTCAGCATGTGTGCAGTGAATAGAAACAGGTGGTAGTGTGGTGCTTTTCAGTGTGAACGATGGAAGCTGACAGGTAAGGCTTGTATTGCTTTTGGAAAGCTGGGGCTGATGAGTAGAGAAAAGCGTGTGACTGTACCTGTTCCGGCTGCGTAGATGTCCTGTGGACACGGGTTTGGAGCTGTTGCGAGTAAGGAATCAAAGAAGTAAGGATAGCTTGGGTATTTAGGTACCTAATAGCCTTTCCCtacagtaatttaatttctttctttcttctccacaGGCTCAGAAAACTGAATCTGTAGGTGACAAGAATGAATGAAATACCATGAAAATTTTGGGTTGATTTTATGTACCTCTTGGACaacttttaaaagatatttttatcaAGTATTTTGtaaatgctaatttttttaGGACTATGATAGTTGACATATTAAAATGTATATGAACATTTCCCTTCTCATAACAGTGCTTTTAGAAATTCCCATTGTTGCCAAGTTATATAAATATCAACTTAATATTGCAAGGTATGTGTAAAATTGGATCGGCATTCCATACACTTGCTTTAAGAAATTATGTCTTGTGCATATGGTGATGTTTTTACTGTGtgtatttgaatttttcatgcAGTTTTTCTAGAGCAATAATCCGTGGTGCTTTTGTACTTAGGTTTTATGTGATTTTAATGAAACATGGATAGATGTGGCCACCTGCTGACTATTTTGGGTTCTTTTAATCGATTAAAATAAAAGGTCTCCTTGCCTGCAAAACTAAAGACTCCTAATGTTTTCTCTAAATCTGAAGGATGCCTTACTCACATCTTTGACTGTTACAAGGAAGATTAAATTATTTAGTAACGGTTGTTTTGCATGCggtgtgtttgcttttttttttctgatg contains:
- the HMGN3 gene encoding high mobility group nucleosome-binding domain-containing protein 3 isoform X1: MPKRKSPEGAEGKDAAKVTKQEPTRRSARLSAKPAPPKPEPKPRKTTKKEPGTKASKGAKGKKDEKQEAAKEGTTPSENGENKAEEAQKTESVGDKNE
- the HMGN3 gene encoding high mobility group nucleosome-binding domain-containing protein 3 isoform X2, with translation MPKRKSPEGAEGKDAAKVTKQEPTRRSARLSAKPAPPKPEPKPRKTTKKEPGTKASKGAKGKKDEKQEAAKEGSEN